ATTTCTTTGGAGATCTTTTTGAGTTCTCCGTTTTTGAGTTCGCCTACGATTAATACGTTGCTCACGGGTGTTCTCCTTAGATAACCTTAGCTTCTTCGCGAAGAGCTTTAACGAGTTGCTCTGCGAAACCTTTTGCGTCAGCCGCTTCCAGTTTACGACCAGGAATACGTGGTGGAGGTGGCTCCAATCCAACGACTTCGATCTTGCTGGTAGGGTTGCCTAGGTCGGCAGGAGTTTTGGTTTCGATAGGCTTCTTCTTAGCAGCCATCAAACCTTTTAGGTTAGGATAACGAGGTTCGTTTAATCCTTTTTGAGCGGTGATTGCAACAGGTAGGCTGGTCTCAACAACTTGAGTTCCACCTTCTACTTCTTTAGTAGATTTTACTGCTGTTCCGCTGATCTCTAAACTAACTGCGAAAGCGATATGAGCTATACCAAGAGCCTCGGCAACTTGAACAACTACTTGAGAGCTGTCGCTGTCGATGGATTGGCGTCCGCCGATGATAACGTCTGCGTTTTCTGATTTTGCGAAGTTAGCGATCAATTCCGATGTCAGAGTCGTATCGAATGGAACGTAGTTGTCCACTTTGATCTGAACGGCACGGTCCGCTCCCATAGCATAAGCTTGGCGTAAAGACTCTTGCACGCGATCCGGTCCGAGAGATACTGCAATGACCTCTCCTCCGTTTTTCTCACGTAATCTAAGTCCTTCTTCAATTGCGAATTCGTCGTACGGAGAGATAATCCATTTAATTCCGGCTTCGTTGATGGACTTGTCCCCGACTTTGATATTCGTTTCGGTGTCAGGCACCTGTTTCACTAAAACGATGATCTTCATGAACCTGGGTTCTCCAATAAAATAGGGCTATAAACACGAAATTTCTGAAAAGCTTGAATGCAAACTACTTTTTTGGCCGCATTTCGGGAAATCTCCCTTATCGAAACAGAATGAGTGTTCTACTCCAGAAATAGATCCAAACTAATCCTAAGATGATCACTACTACGTTCGCATCCGATTTTAAGAAGATAGTAAGCCCCCAAAAAAACGGTAAGAGAAAGAAAGAAGCTATAAAAAGAAACCAGATCCATGATCTTTTTTGTAAGGGAGAAGCGATCGATCCTTCAATTGCCCCCCTGATCCCATCCAAGTCCTTAGAGGAAGTCCTAATATTGCGGATGCCAAGAAGCAAACTTAAGAGGCAAATCAAAGTTAATACGACAGAATACAGCATGATGAAATAATAGTTTGCCTTGATGATCTGTCCACTCGGATTCAGTTCAGCGGATCTTAGAGAGAGTTACAAACTTTAACTTGGACCCACTCTGTTTCTTGCGATGAAAACGGATCTGTATCTGGTCGATTTGATCTTCATCCAAAACAAACTCGGCATATCTGTTTTGATCGTCTCCTTTTCCTGCGGTTTCCTGAAGAAGTACCCGAGCTCCCTTATCTCCAGCGACCACGCTGAATGCGGATTGAGACAAAAATTCTCCCGAAAGCTCCAATCTATATTCACCCTTTGCATTCTCAGAGATATGCTTGTCGTAACCGATCACTTCGTCCCATCCGGAGAAGCGACTCTTCGTAGTAGATTTAGAGATTCGAATGGAATAAGAAGGTTTGGAGACTGGGATCTCATCCTTTTGGATCTTTGGAAAAGAAGTATTTTTCTCGATCCTATACACTTGCAGTCTAGAAGATCTTTCTAACAACATGTCCGGATAACGATTGATGCTCTCTATAGGAAAATTACCGGAGAGATTGATCTCTTCTACTTTTTGAAAAGAAAATCCAGGGCTTTGTAAATTCGGATCCTCTTCGATTAGGTAGATATCTCTGCCTGTTTCTAAAAGTTTCGTTGCCTTGGATAGGAAGAGATTTGTGTTCGAGATCAGATAGGTTTCTCTTTCTTCCAAATATCTGAGCGGGCTTGCAATATCCTGTCTTTTAGTAAAATATAATGCGTTTTCTTTGGGTAAGGAAGAGCCTAATCTCCCATATTCTTTTGCATAACCGGAAAGCATTCTTTCCGAAAAGATCAAGGAATCATGAAAATAGAGATTGTATATATTGCTCGAGATTACAGCAACTAGTAGAGCATTCTTCCAGAACTGTGTAGGCATCGGGAAAGTGTTCAGTCCTACAATCCCCATGATGATCGCAAACGGAACCGGGAATAACATCCATCTTCTGGAGGCCCAAAAATGATCCGGATGAATGCTTGGTTCATATAGATATACGATCAAAAGAAAGAATCCTATAAATACGAAGAAGAGAGAGCTCAAATACCTTCTGCGAAAGAGTAAGGTATCGAATCCTTTTACTGCGAATAGAACTAGAATTGTAGGAACATAGAATAAGAAGCATAGAAAGGAATTCTTTTGAAACAGAAGAGCTTGGGAGATATTCTCCGTGATCCCGAGTTTGGGCCGAACAAAGTATGCAAATCCGATCAACCCAAACAAGAACGCTGCTAACAAGATACGAAGAGGATTTCTTTGTGACAGAGCGAATCTTCTTGGTAGATCCAAGATCTTAGTTCCAACAGAAGAACGAGAAAATGCGTATAAGATCCCAGTTCCTACTAAAGAAAGAATACAAAGAAATACTAGTTTAGAAAGAGGACCTCTTTCCCAAAGATCGATCAAATATGGTCTGGAATAAAAGTATCCGTAAAGGATCCCGAGTCCGGAAAGTAGAGAGAATCCGAATAGAAATGAAATTGCAGTGATCGCGTATCTTCTACTCACAAATAACAGATAGCAAACAAGAAAGCAGATTGCAGGCAGATAGATCAGGCTGTCGATCCGATTGAAGCCGCTAACGCCCAAGATCGCTCCTGCGAATATCATTCTAGAGAAAGCTCTTTTTTCGAAACTGGATTGGGCCAGATAGATCGCGAAGATCAAAAGAAATTGCCCTAGAGGTTCGGAGAGAGTGGTCCTAAGATTCCAGATCTGAGCGGTGTTCAAGGAACCGAAAAATACTGCTAAGATTGCTCCTCTCGGACCCACGATCTTCTTTGTATGAAGAAAAACAAAAAATAAGAATAAGATGCCAAAGACACCGTTGATTCGAAAGGCTCCTTCTATTCCGAAAAGATCGAGTGCGATTGCCAAGAAGGAGGGATACAAAGGATAGAATCTAGGAGAGAGGCTAGCGTCTATTTCCGGAAGAGACTTGTCTGCTTCGATGGCGGGATAACCGAGAACGATCGCTTTCTCTAAAATAGGAGAGAGTTCTTTGTAACGGGGATCTGAAAATTCGAAGCTTCCCGTTTTTTGGATCTGACTCCCGAATATTAAGTAAACTCCTTGGTCCCGATCTCCCTTAATGTATTCAGTCGGAAAGAAGAAGTATAGAATAGAACTAGAAAGAATTAAGATCCAAAATGCGATCTTATGAAAAGGCTTTAGTTTCGGATCCTTCCCCACTAAAGGAGAAAGCCTTAAATTCTTTTTCGAAACAAGAAGATATCCCGCAATAGCATAACAAAATATTAAAATAATATAAACTACATACAATAGTTTGTAGATTCCGAGGAGAACCAAGAGAAAGGAAACTGTTCCGCATGCGAGAACGGTTAGAGCGATCGAGATACTATTTCTTTCCAAGGATAATAGATATCCTTTGTGAAAAAGAAAAACGGAGATCAGGTAGGCGAGCGCGAGCGCGGATAAAAAGAAAAATAATGCCAAGTCGGTTCCTTCTACAATTTGAATCGAATTTGGAGCCAGGTTCGAAAGAAAGTTTGGACTCCGATCCGATCCGGTCAAGAATTAAAGAATCATGCAACGAACATGGTTTGTTACCGCGAAGAATATAAAAAGGAAAGACCAAAGAAAGAAAAGGAGGTAAAATTTGACCCGGAACTAGGTTGCTTTTTTCGACTCATTAAAAACATTTAAGCTGTTATATAGTTAGAGGCTCAGAATGAAGGGAATCCAAGAGAGAAAGATCGATTTATACAATCCTACAGAGGATCATCTTGCGTTACGAGAGAACGTAAGTGCGTTCGCAAAACAGAATTTGGACTTACAAGCCAAGGATCACGACGACGAGGAAATCTTTAATAGAGAGTTATTCCGTCGTTTGGGAGCCGAACTAGGGATCTTCGGAGTTACAGTTCCTCAAGAAGACGGGGGAATGGGATTGGATCCTGTTGCCAGCGTGATCATTCACGAGGAATTTTCGGCATACGATCCCGGATTTACTCTCTCTTATCTCGCTCACGAAGTTCTATTCGTAAACAATTTC
Above is a window of Leptospira semungkisensis DNA encoding:
- a CDS encoding electron transfer flavoprotein subunit beta/FixA family protein, with product MKIIVLVKQVPDTETNIKVGDKSINEAGIKWIISPYDEFAIEEGLRLREKNGGEVIAVSLGPDRVQESLRQAYAMGADRAVQIKVDNYVPFDTTLTSELIANFAKSENADVIIGGRQSIDSDSSQVVVQVAEALGIAHIAFAVSLEISGTAVKSTKEVEGGTQVVETSLPVAITAQKGLNEPRYPNLKGLMAAKKKPIETKTPADLGNPTSKIEVVGLEPPPPRIPGRKLEAADAKGFAEQLVKALREEAKVI
- a CDS encoding LIC10362 family protein, giving the protein MLYSVVLTLICLLSLLLGIRNIRTSSKDLDGIRGAIEGSIASPLQKRSWIWFLFIASFFLLPFFWGLTIFLKSDANVVVIILGLVWIYFWSRTLILFR
- a CDS encoding glycosyltransferase family 39 protein, translated to MALFFFLSALALAYLISVFLFHKGYLLSLERNSISIALTVLACGTVSFLLVLLGIYKLLYVVYIILIFCYAIAGYLLVSKKNLRLSPLVGKDPKLKPFHKIAFWILILSSSILYFFFPTEYIKGDRDQGVYLIFGSQIQKTGSFEFSDPRYKELSPILEKAIVLGYPAIEADKSLPEIDASLSPRFYPLYPSFLAIALDLFGIEGAFRINGVFGILFLFFVFLHTKKIVGPRGAILAVFFGSLNTAQIWNLRTTLSEPLGQFLLIFAIYLAQSSFEKRAFSRMIFAGAILGVSGFNRIDSLIYLPAICFLVCYLLFVSRRYAITAISFLFGFSLLSGLGILYGYFYSRPYLIDLWERGPLSKLVFLCILSLVGTGILYAFSRSSVGTKILDLPRRFALSQRNPLRILLAAFLFGLIGFAYFVRPKLGITENISQALLFQKNSFLCFLFYVPTILVLFAVKGFDTLLFRRRYLSSLFFVFIGFFLLIVYLYEPSIHPDHFWASRRWMLFPVPFAIIMGIVGLNTFPMPTQFWKNALLVAVISSNIYNLYFHDSLIFSERMLSGYAKEYGRLGSSLPKENALYFTKRQDIASPLRYLEERETYLISNTNLFLSKATKLLETGRDIYLIEEDPNLQSPGFSFQKVEEINLSGNFPIESINRYPDMLLERSSRLQVYRIEKNTSFPKIQKDEIPVSKPSYSIRISKSTTKSRFSGWDEVIGYDKHISENAKGEYRLELSGEFLSQSAFSVVAGDKGARVLLQETAGKGDDQNRYAEFVLDEDQIDQIQIRFHRKKQSGSKLKFVTLSKIR